The sequence CACCCTTTTGAAAAGGAATATGTCTCTCCTCTTGATCACAAAAACAATCAATGTCCGCCCCCGCAAGATCATTTTCCCTTGGATAAGACTGAGTTCTGTTTGACAAGGGATAAATTGGATTCTCCCTCAATGTGGAATATTGCATGTCTTCTTGGCCAGTTGAAGGGTCTTGATAATTTCTGGATCTATTGCTGTCTTCAAAAGTTACTACCCCTCTATTGTTCGGGTATGGGCAATATTCGGGGCCTTTGCAAGACCCTGAATTTATTGATTGCTCATAAACACATTCAGGGTCGCACTTGGATGAGTCAATTTCAGTTGGATAAGGTTGAGTTTTGTTTGAAATGGGAGGGCTTGGACTATTCCACGATTTAGAATTTTGTGACGCATAAGGGCAAATAGAATTGTCACATATTTGTAGGGGCTTTTGGACCCTGCTTTCTGTGTCAGGTATATCTGGATGTACATCTTGAAAGGTTACTGGCCCTCTGTTTCTTTGACCATCGTCTGCATTGTACATACTTCGATATGGGCAAAACTCTGGTCCTCTGCATATTTCCTTTGGATTCGGTCTTCCTGAATTTGTTGTACCTTTTGAAGCTTGGCTATAAGCTGAATCCGTCATTGGCTTCCTTGCAAAAGGGTTCTGATCGTAAACCTCCATTTGGGGATTGTTCCTAGTGCATAGACACTCTCGAATCAATGGTTGATTAAAACTTTGATTATTATAATATCCCATGGTTTGACCATTTGTTTCATTTGTAATGCCTATGGGTTCTTTAAAGGGTTCCTGGTTTCGATACGGTTGACTTTTACGTTCGCTTATTTCTTTGGGGTAATCATATTCATTTTTTCTATATGGTTCTTCATTCCTATATGGCACTTCATCATTGACTGCGTTGAATCCATTATTAAATCGGTCATTTTGGGGAAATGGTTCCCTTTCAAATGTGTTGTTGTGATAGTTATTTGCTGATGGTTGACTATAATTTAGACTTGCTTCATTATTTAAAGAGGGAGGACCTAAACCTTTATTAAAAGATTCATTTTCAGGCATAACTGTCCTTTGAATTGGGTTATTTTGATAGGTAGTTGCAGATATTTCAACACTATTTGGACTTGCTCCGTAACTTGAAGATTTAGGACCTCTAAAACCCGTGTACGAGTTAGTTCGAAAAATATTCGATGAGTTTCCCCCATCGAAACCAAATGTTCTATCACTGTAATCTGCAGTTTGGTATACATTCCTTGCTCTTTCAGCATTGGTAGGAGTAGTTGAACTATATTGTTGATTTCGAAAAGTGGCCATACCTTCATCGAATCTATTTCTTTCCGAATTATAATTATCTTGCGGGTAAGAAAAGTGTTGTGCACGGACATCATTTAATTTGGATTTTGACTTGGTGTTCTTAGATGTTTTAAATCCCTTTCTGTTATTCATTTGTTTCTCTAGTCCTGCTACAGTTTTTTGCAAAATATCTAATAGTTCCCGAACATCACAATTGCCATTGCTAGTTGACAATTTGGATATTCCCTCTTTGGACTTTGTAGCCGGTATTTTGCATTGGCAATTCTCACACATCGGACTTTTAGTTTTATCGGATGCGTTAGGTTTCTTAATGGATCTTTTTGGAGTACTACATCGACTACAGCAACTGCAACATCGacttctttttcttttccgCGTACGAATTACCTTTTTAGTTTTTGGAGCAGTAACTTCAGGTGCTATTAGTTCTGAGGAACTGGATTTTACTAGACGATGTTGCTTTTCTTCCGATAGATTTATAAAAGATCTGGACGGCATTAGACTTAAACCAGTGGGTTTGGATTTTGGCTTACTTTGGTTAGATTGAATTGATGGTTTCGAAGGTTTCCTTTCCATTTGTCGGGGTTGTTCGTTTTTCGGAGTCGCTTTACCTGATTTTACCTTCttaatatattcttgattgGGTGTTCCTATATTGGATCTTGCCGAGTTTACTTGCGATTGATAGGATTCTTGGGGCGATTCAAGTTCTACTTGACTAGATTGTACTACGCCATATTGCTCATGTAATTCAATTATAAGAGAATTGGATTGTACTTTACTTAAGCCATTTGGTTTCGATAGTGGTGCCTTATCTTGTTGGGATTCTTTGGACTTGGGAGTTTTACCTGACTGTACTTGCTTGAAATTTTCTTGATTAGACGTTCCTAAGTTGGATCTTACAACTTTATTCTGCATTTTCTTGGGTTGTTCTGCATTGTAAGTCATTTCTGAAGAGTTTCTATAGGTTATAACTAATTCAGAAGTCTGTGTAATGGCTTCAACGAATTTTGGACCACTGTTTTTTACTCTTCCTGCTTCCTCTGCGTTCGCCATTTTCAAGGATCCTAGAGATGGATCCTTAGAACTGAAACTTGGAGTGGTTCTTTGATCCCCAGCTGTACCCAAAATAAATGAGTTAGTCAACgtcaaaattaaattatatgcaGAACAACAATACCTTTTCGATACTTTGAAGATTTAAGTTTTCTGGCATTGTAGGATCCTTTATCCGTTTGATTGTAATCGGCTGATGTCCTTGTTTTCGGATTATCTGAATCATTTGAAGAGTATTCACCTCGGTCAGAGTAAGGATGTCTTTTACTTTCATATTTATTGCTTTGATAGACATTTGAAGTGTTCTTTCCATAGGATACCACATTTTGTTGGTAAACATTTGATGTCCCAAATTCCCTTTGGCTTAAATTATCTTCACCCTCTATATCATTAAAGCGCTGAGAAAATTTTTCAGACGATAATAAGCTAGCTTGTGAAGGTATTTTATCCCCATATTTTGGATTACCAAGTATAGAATCATTTGAGAAATTAGAGTTATTTTGACCACGTCTTTTTGATCTAGGCTTCTGGTTGCCGTTCCTCTTGCCTTTTGTACAATagcaatgagaaatctttttTCGTGCCTCCCGATTTTGAGAATTGTACTTAGGTTGATCCACGGCTGGGTTGTCCATATATTGTTGGATTTCCGTGTTGCTGGGCAGTTTAAGGCTCCACTTCTTTTTTAAACCTGAGGGGGGCTTGCTGATTCTCTCTATTTTGTTTAGATAATCGGATCGGCTTTGCAGCTTGGGTTGATACTCAGCTGGCATTTCAGTATCCGTTTCCGAGGGACTATAGCCCCCATAATTCTTGTAAGATCGTCCagaacaattttttttacaatcaaAAGATATCCTAGAGTTTCCGCTGGTTTTGGATGAATTTCTGCAAATCCTTCGAACTTGTTTAAATTCTTCGCCGCTGTAGACTCTATCTTTCAATCTTTGGAAAAGGCCACTTAGTTGGACATTTTCTTCTTCCGAGGGATTTCTTTTATTACATTCCCCAGAAACCACTTTGGTTTTCCTGCTCCTTCTTCTTGCTTTCTTATTTATAGCGCATTGATAGAAATTATCCGACTTGAGCGGCGTATTAAGCTTGTGATCATAGGGCGTTCGATTGAGAATCGAACAATTGATAATCTCCTCCAGAGATCCGTTTGAATTCTCCTTCGGTTCTTCCTTGGCTCTACTGAGATTTAGCTGCCAGGTGGAGGGATAAGTGGAAGAACTATGTCGAGATCGAGTGCTGCCCCTAGAGTGATCATTAGGTTTCAGACTATGACCGCTTAAGGTTGGTTTATCATCTGGAAAGAAACTGGTTAGAAGAGGGAAGTAATTATGGCTAAACCTCACCACTTGGCTTTAGTTTCCTCCAGGATCGAGAGTCCTGCTTTTTGAGTTCACATTGTGGCAATTTTCCTGCCGTTTTCCTCTCACCCAAAAGCCTAAAAGGATTGGCTGCCAAAATCCTGTGCAGTTTCCTTACTACTCTTGATGAAGATCTCTCCTTAATTCGACTGGTATGCTGCAAGTCACTGCTCAGGAAAGGTGTTTCCACACCGTCACCCTGGTTCCGGACCAATTCGGTGGTGGCATGGTCTCTGCTAACGCTTTTGTTTAAGGCTCGTCGCAAGAGGATCTGCTGGGCGGTGCGACGCCTCCTGGTTAGGCCAGTCATATCAAAGGAGCGGAAGTCAGGAATGCCAGCTCAGAGGCTTAGTTACATTTCAGGTTATATGTGACATTTAAAACTAAGCAATCACAAAATATTTAGGTACATCCAGAATATATATTGTACATTTCTACAAACCCTTGCTACTATCCTCTAACATTAATACAATTTCAAAAATCATCTGTaggaatattattttttgtttattggtATTCTGGAAGGTTTAAtagatatctgcattaaaaaataggATCTGCTAGATCACTCATAAGATAAGTTCTTATTCTGacattatattatatttatctGAGATCTTCAAAAATTGTCAGAAAACGTCAGAGCAAGAAGTTTCCTGGCATCAGCTGACAAAATATTGAGGATCTGTTAGTATGGTCGGAAATCGTCAGCAATCATCGAAAAATGTGATCTTAACACCTACAGCCGTAGTCACAGTTGTAGCAGCTCTTTCCAACTGGCGCACAGCAGCAAGGGTTATAGCAAGGATTACGGAAAGGACTTATGCCATAATCCAGGCATCTGGGTTTTGGATTAAGGACAAACGGAGGATTGGCAAACCGATCGTAATAGACTTTTGGAGTCCACTTCTTGCGACGCCTGCGTCGTTTCTTCTTTAAGTAGCACATGCAATCGGCATTTGGTATTAGTTCTCGAAGAATTCTCTCCAAATTGGTCAGATCGCACTGGCAGGCATTTTCATCTTGGAACATTTCGCCGGGAACACAGGTGCACTTTCCATTTTGATTGCAGACGCATTCCGCCTCCTCGTCCAATGACTCCTCTTTTTCCGGATCCTCAACGGGGGCACATTTGCAACAGCGACAGGTATTCGTTTTTCCAGTTGAGATGCAAATGGGTACCTGTTttggaaataaatatattatttatttacctaaaAAGATCTATAGACTTTACTTGTATGCATTTGTATGTCTTGTTTTTGGCATCGGTCACAATCACTTCCTGCGGACTTTCGCTTTCTGCATAATATTCCGTTGTGTTATTTGGTGTCCCCATACTTCCATTTCTCCCAGATTCTGTATTGCCAATTCCGCTGCCCACTAGGCGTTGCttgcttttctttttattacTTGCTTCAAGCTGATCCCGAAGGACATCTTCATTATCTGGGGGACTTGGCGGGCTTTCCGGTTGAGATTTCTCCGTTGGAGGAGCACAGCGACAATTTCGTCGATCTTCTTGGCGACGAAGTATTCGTGGCTGTCCGGCATAAGAATATCTAAAAAAATTTGGATGCGGTAAggaattattaaaatattttaggaaTATCAAGAAATATCTTACCTTGGCTGTCCGTTCCAGTCATCCTGGTATCTATCCTGGGATCTTTCCTGGAATCTATCTTGGTACCTATCAACATAATATTAGTAATACTTCTTTAAAGGATCTTAAAACGTTACTTTACCCATTTCGACTGTTACTCAAACCGTCGCTGTGGATGATCAAGACTTAGTTAGCATTTGTGATTAAATGTAAGATTTGGGTTCTATACATACCTATAACGACGTTGGTTACTGTGGATAGGAAAAGGTTTAACACAGTTGTAGATTCccatattatatataaattaaaggaaaaacttttttttaaaacttactAGCGAACATGCTCATGTTCATAGTTAGGTCTTGGCCTTCCCCTGGGTCCATTTCCAGGTCCAGGTGGTGGATAGTAATATCTggaaatttattataatataattaaaagaAACAATCAAAGTCAttgtatttattaataaacttTGTTTACCTTGGTGGTCCTCCTCCTGGACTTGGAAATTCCCTGGGACCTGGACCTTGATATGGCCCTTGGCCCTGATATCTTGGGCTTCGTCCTTGACTTTGATACCCAGCTCCAGGACCAGGGTACCCGGGGTACCCTCTGCCCGGTGGAAACGGTGGTGGATCGTTCTTGCTGAAAACGAAAAATTTCTCATCGGAACAGAGATTGGAGATATCTAACCCTCACTTGACCACAATCAGCAGGATGGTGGGTTGAgctggctgctgctgttgctgtgtTGGCAATGTCCTTATTGGCGTATTGCCACCAGTTCCATAATAAGCTGGAGTCGTACCCCCCTGGTTTGCAGGAGTGGTGCCCTCGTGTCGATTATATGGTGCCGGATAACTAGATATAGTTGGTTCGTTACGATTATTGTTCTGATTTTTGTAATGATCGTTCTGCTGCTTCTCCGTGCCATCTCTTAAGGTATACACGCTGTCCATCGAGGGTATTGTTCGGGTGGACACCCGACGACTGTTGTGGCCATCTTTATCATTGTCTCGTTCAGCCATGAATCCAAGAGGTTCGGGCCAGGGAAGGATATCCGAATGGCGGAGTACACAGTTCTTGCAGCGACAGACTTTCTTCTCCGGTTCTGGCGCCGGCTGCTCACAGAACATTATAATGTTCTACTAGTCATCACCACCAAGCCCTTGCAGGTCAGTACGAAAAGAGCCGAAAGGAGTTGATAAATAATTTCAGATCTATTGAATTTGATATGACAGTATACGGTTGCTTTTGCCATTTTTCAATAGTCTCATATGGTTTCATCAGTTGCCTAGTTTATCTTTTGGACTTAAAGGTAGAGCGTATCTGCTTGCAAGAATTTCTCTTAACCTTGGGTATTGTAGGAATTGGATCCGTTCCCGTGGATCTCATTTCCGGTTGGACCTGCACTCCTTCGGTGTGCAGCACTTTTTCAAACATTACTTTGTGAGTACTTTTCCCACTTTTAAGCTTAAGGCGCTGTTTCAAAGAAGACTTTTTGCAGATCCTCTCAATTTTCATTGGTTCTCGGTTGGTTATAGGATTTATTTCTGTGGTGCTGAGAGCCTTATCGCTAGTGGTTATTATATTTACAATGCTGTTATCACTGGAGGTTTCCGGATCAGTTTGAAGGTTTTGCTCTTTAGTAGTCATTTGAGTTTGCCTAAAGAAGTCTTGCTCCACTTCCAGTTCAGCTAACTTATCGCTAGCATTTTGGTACCAGTCATCCTCATCCACCTGCTCCTCCTCTTCCTCGATAAAAGAATATCTTAGATTTCCCGCCTCATGACGATAATCGCAACTGGAAATATAACTAGATGATTGAGGAGAGCCAAGCAGGTAGATGGATTCACCCTTTGGTTGATAATACTGTCCCTGATCATAGATTTCTTCCTCTGATTTAATACTTGGTGGTGGGGCCTTGAGGCAAGGAGGCGGAAAGTCATCAGTTGATCTTAAGGAATATGCGATCTCTGGATCCTCTGGTGTCCTTTCTTGTGTAGGAGAAAAGCCTTCCTGACTCCTGACCCCACCGCAACATCGCCTACAGCAATCCATAGGACACCACATGGTTGTGCCAGCATCCTTAGTAGATTGTCTTACGGTTCTTGGGATGTTATTGGTTGAAAATGATGCTTCCAAAATCTTAGGCAAGTCATCAGTACTACTTTCCTGATTCTGCATGTGTATATAGGTAGTGGACTTAAGAGGACGTTTACGTTTTCGCTCCTTCAACCAAGGTAAACGTTCCAGTTGGGGTTTCTTTTGAAAAAAGGATTCAGATGATGGATAGTTTTCCGAAGATGGATATGATGGAACGATCAGTGGTTGCACCGGTAGCTGCAACACATGGATAGGTGGCACTCCTTCCCTGAACTGGTTTATTGGGTTTAGAGCAGACTGAAACTCCTGTTGTTTGGAATGATTGCCTATATAGCCGTTTAATCGACTTATGGTTTCACACATAATATCGGTCAGGACAGAGAGCTGGCTTTCCTTGGGATCAGGGCTTTGATTCTCAGGGCTCTCAGTGGTATTGGTATTTTCTTTACAAGTTTCGATAAGCTTGACTTTTTCCGCTTGCAAATAGCCATCCAATCCCATAAAAATATCCTTAAGGTCATGAACAATCTCGGGACCTGACGTATTTTGGGTTTCTTCCGGAGTATGCAATGCTTCTTGTGAATTACATTCATATTGCTCGCCGGCATTTAAACGGTTTGTGGATTCAAATAAATTTCCGTACATATTGgggcagaaatcaaagccccATGGATGTCCCAGCTGCATAGGGCTATAAATTGGAGGGTAGGTCATAAAGTAAGGATGGAGGAACTCCCTTCTTCGTCTTCTTCGAGTTCTTAGGGGCTCATTAGCTTCAAAATTAAAGCACACTCGACGGGTCCTTCGCATTGTAGTGGTTTTTGTTGGAGTGGGAATTAAGGGATCCAGTCTTAGCTGGGATCTCCGCCGACGCTCTAACATTGCAGAAAGTCCTTTAATAAGTGCTCCCCAACAGCAGTGTGTTCAAGTTGCCAGGTAAAGGtataattttcttattttcaatttaaattttgacaGCTGATCCAAAAATTGAAGCCAATTTCAttgatataataaaaaaactgAATACCCTACGCATAAACAaggtatatataaatacaatatttttcatttttctctTAAATAAATGCTTAAActgatttttaataaaatcaaattagAATTCAAATTTgaagtatttatttaacacACATTtagaatttgtattttattcgATTTCTTAagtattttttcaatattctGTGTATAAGAATGCGTTCAAAATGGTCAgcaatataaataaatggtAATAATGACTGCCGTTGAACAGCGGAATAAATCGAAgtatggtttttttttatggaAAAGCTGCATTGGAAATATATCCTCACTTCTTCGGAACCATTGGCTTGTGGTGTACCCCGTGGCGAGCATTCACGCGGGCATTCTCGCCGGGAATCTGGCTGCGGAAATGGGCCCACTCCTTTTGGTAGTACTGAAATAATGCCACCGGATCGCAGTGCTTGGATTTGGAACGACGGCGAGCTAGAAGAGGTACAAAtggatttatttaaataaatatttaaacccTTTTATATTGAATACTTACCAAAAGAACGTCCCCGACTGGCGCTGCGCGGATGCGACTTGCTGCGCCGTCGGCGTTGCATCCTGGGACGGTCCTCATTAGCTTCCGATTCGCCACTGGACAGTGGAGGTTCCTTTCCCTGACGGGTCTTGCTGCGACTGCGACGCTTTCCGGGTTCCAAAACATTACTTGCCGTTGGCGGCACAGATGCATCCATTAGGAGTTTCTCCTTAAAAAGTCGAGCCAGGTCCGCAAATCCAGCGCCGCCATCGGAACGCTCCTGCTGGTCGTCATCCTGGTCAGTCTTCGACTCCTTCTCCTTGGCAGATGGACATGGACATGATGGAGGAGCCGTGTTCTCCTTATCCTTATCTCCTCCACTCAATTTGGCACGCGAGCTGACGGTGCCGCGTTTATGCAGGCCCCTGATATTGTCCTCCTTTGCGTTCTCCGCCAGACGTTCCTCATACTTGATGAGCTTGCGCAAGTCTAAATGGGAAGGGGATCGGATCAAAGAAGTGGCCATTAGCAGGGAATGAGGATGTCGGATCTAGGTTATGTGATGGGTGCGGCATTAATGGTGGCGAATCGGGATTGCATACCCTAAATATGAAATTACCTTTATGTGAAAGAAGAAAATAACGACTAAGCAAAGCTGGAAATATGCTGAAAAATCTTAGGAACGGCTACCTAGAAAATTTAAAGCCTACCATTAAccataatatttttaaacaatctAAATAACTGAAATTTCACATTATTTAAATATCAAtagaaattaaatttgtacAACTAAGACCTAGCCACTAAAATTCATCTATCGACCCTTTCGATATGctttcaataaattaaaactgATACGTGTATGTTTAAgtgaatatttaatttaatttactctttgtttaaatatttttacaattgcttttggttttttgtttaaatttattttatctgtTACATAGTTtactttttcctttttttttcttcgcTTGAGCGCTGACTTTGATAATAGTACATGGCtaagaaaatgaaaacattttaataggtGATTTCCACagttaaaaacaaaaacgataAATGGAAACTTGACTACTTAAGAGCTAAATTGAAAATGAGAGATTTTGGAATAGTCCGAAATTGTTGATGTGAGGTTTGTTTTTTGGAGGGGTCGGGGAATTTGAGCTAAACTAAGATTAAACTAAGGCTTATGTACGTATTTCAGTGTGTGATTTGTGTGAGTTTTAATTATGCTACATTTAGTTGATGGATGGGTTTGGGTCTTCTCGTCCTTGTAACCTGAATAAAGTTGACGAAATCGGTTTGAAACTTATTCATGCACTTTGCTTTTAACCATTTTGGCAGTGGCTTTGTCTCAAAAGATGGTAACAAGCGAGTGCATTGAATATTCATTCAACTTCGCCAAATTTAATTCtgatttaaatttgaaaaggTGACCGAATTGAAATCGCTTTgtttttgtggttttggagGGATTTGTGGCCTAAAAATACCTAAAAACTGAAACTTATTACTCATCGTCGCTGTACACACTAAAAGCTAAACGTGGTGATTGGTGCTGAATGATGCGTTTCTTGATCTGGATGATGGTTATGATGACACACAAAAACGGGATGCTCAGCGGCGGTATCGAAAGCGTCGGAATGGCGCTCTTAGCCGCCGGCAGGTGACACGCACCTCCTTCTTGAGGAACTGCGAGATGGCCAGGGATTTGACGGCAGCCGTCGCCGCTTCGGCGGCACAACTGCTCGCCGCCTTTCCATTATTCGGTGGCGCATACTTGGAGATGTCGAACTTCCGTTTCGGCGTCGTCTGGTGCGGGCAATGCTCGTGGGAATCGCCCGCCTGGGTGTTACTCAGATCCAGATCGGTATCCAGTCCATCCGAAGAGACGGTGAAGATGTCCGAATTATCGCCCAACTTCTCACTTGGCGAAATGCAGCTGCCTAGGCTGCCGTTTAGCTGTGGCGTTCTtctctgctgctgctgagcTTGCCCGGTACGAGGCGTCGAGGTGGCCTGAAGTCTTTGGCCGTTGTGCAGGGTGAGCAGGAGTTTCTTGCCCTGCGTGGAGTGCTCTTCAGGGGGTGTAGTCACGGATATGGAGGGTATTCGTGCTCGTTTCTCCGGCGGCTCCGTTTTTTTCTCGCCCATCTCCTGCTCCTCGTAGGCATCTTCAAAGACATCTtcatcctcctcctcctcctcttcgACATCCGCATCGGTGGCCTCGATTTCCGCCTCATCATCCTGCTGCTGATCCACAGAATCCGCCATGGTTTCATCTTCCTCCGGCAGACTTTCCATATCATCCGCCTCCGGTTCTGCCTGCTCATCAATATCGGTCGCTGGCGGCGTCATAACGGCATCTTCTCGGGAATTCTGTTTATCATCTGCAGGTGATCCATCGCCATCTCCTCCGCCTGGAGTGCCGCCACCTTCATCATCTTCGTCTTCTTTGCTAAGCAGGTTTTCTCTCTTCGCTGAAGTCGTAGtggttgtggtggtggtggcggtggTCTGCTCCTCCTCCGTCTCCATGGGCTCTTGCTTTATGGGGTGAAGCTCGGCAAGACCCATTTTCTGGAAATTGATTCGCTCATCTGGCAAGGATCGACCGCCTCCTAGTCCGCCAGCATTTCGCCTTCGCTGAGCCTTTGGCCAGCCTGTTCGATTGGATTTCAGGCTCTTCTTTTTTCTATAGTAGCTGGCATACAGATTGAGATTGTTCATTCGTCGACTGGAGCCTGGTAGGTTTCCTTTGGCTAGTTCTTCCTCATCATCGCCACTGCACGCGCTTGCCAAGATCAAATCGCACAGGTCGAACTCGCTGGTGAAGCAATCAGTGGGTGGTGGAGTCTGCGGGGTATTGACAAGCCTTTCTTCTCTTCCTTCGCTCTCCTTCTCCACTAGCAGTTCGTCCTCATCCAGATCGTACTCCTTGCCAGCTAGCTCTAGATACTTGTCCAACTGCCAGGCAACGAAACCTGGATTACAATACTGACGGGCTTGATCCAGAGCTTTAAGGGCACACGGTTCCATTTCGTATTCGAGCAGTCCCTTTTTGCTGGGTAATTTGCGAACTCCGCGAAAGGCACCCGTCCCGGGAGCTTGTTGAGTTGTGGGACGCACTGTGCCGGCTACCGGAGGATTAACTCTTTTGTTACGCTTGCCCAACAGAGCACTCGCTGAGGATTCCCTTTGACTGGTTGAGAACTCCAGGCGGCGCGAATAACTTTGACTCGGATTTTGTGCGGCAGGTGTCAGGCGACGACTTCGGGCTGGCGAAGAAGTTACCGGAGTGGGATTTGGCGCTGGTGCGGGCGGAGAGTGATCGTATTTGTTCTGCCCGCGCCTCATCCTCTTCACCGTCTCGCTTATTTCTGTGGCAAATCGAAGCTCCTCGACGGGAGTGGCAGCTTGTGAACGAGTTGTCCTTGGGGATGATGGTGCTATCGGTTCCTGTTTCATAGGAGTTTTCAGCTTGGGCACAACCACAGGGGGAGGTGGCTCTTCTGCTTCAGAATTCGTTTTACTTTGAGAGTCTTGCCGTTGCCGAATAATGCAACTGACCAGAGCCAATGTGGATGCATGTTCTCTGGGCGATTTCCTAGGCGGCAACTCCGCAATTCGCGCGAGCTGTTTATTTCTGCAGGTGATACTGCTCCGCTGGCTGTTACTGCAACTGGAACTGGAGGTGCTCCTCACTCGCTCGATCAGCTGCACTCGATCTCCCAGAGAACCCGAGGCGAACTCCCTCTCCAGTAGTTCTGGGGTGCTGGCCTTGCTATCACATTTGGCTATGGCAGTGGCTAGGGAATTCCCCTCcagctgctgcagttgctcctGTTCCTGCTGATAACGCTGGAGAAGGTGCAGCTTTTTGTTCTTATAGGTCGCGGATGAGGACGCCTGAGCAGCTTCCTCCTCCTTTTTAACCTCCTTCTTGTGCACAGGCTTCTGGTCTTCCTGCTTCAGATTTTCTGCCTTTTCCGGCTTTTCCTCGACCTCTGCGCAACACATGGCACAACTGTGTGCCGGCAATGTTTTGGACATGGGTATGGGACCCATTTCATAGGGCAGTTTCCTATAGTTAGTGCTACCGTAATACGTGTAATAGTTCTCTTCGCCCGCATCCTGTCGAAGGAACACCCGATTCCAAAGCTCTCCACTTGGCAGCGATTCGAAAGTATATTGCATTTCTTGTAGCCTTTCACTTTTGCTGCAATCGAAGAACAAATCCATCGCTGGTGGCCCTGTCTTCGTT is a genomic window of Drosophila suzukii chromosome 2L, CBGP_Dsuzu_IsoJpt1.0, whole genome shotgun sequence containing:
- the chif gene encoding protein chiffon; the encoded protein is MQPQSDKQSASRLATTTSNTTAAASATSAAATAGTPPKVKVIKSKRPLCHFKFYLDICDHQLAKRIESDIKALGGHLEFFLSDSITHFITDKPEATGGAPRTPGTPGTPSTPTNHYQQDDGSARKPNQRQSRADAILSRVRRSTVGVPNSSNSTPTTSVKRSYTIWQTDYAQRFIKRIQTELKQYLEGKKEGGGGGGGASSTSPHHIQLKKQYVKIESVKRNYRPYYHLIKQPDDWPKIDLSSEDGAFRLLTKSKTKEKEQSMTRKSLGSRTSQKEKPAPGEEKPPQHPALQQLKKQSAIPNSPRSNCREPKDSSEKQGGVCEICKLEYDILNIHLQSKDHELFAKNSENFLALDTLIRSSANVNRFLEEEPEESELDMDVDESLSNEELQSPRQRPSPALREKSKRITKGKHSSEKFQAAGVASPQTPSPGGKKVLGNLPGSLSELQRQEHPTTAAATPTTNSGRRKTQNSGLSPPIRAMLPPSSLYKVVETREECATPPRGRGRPPSQVDSPSLIVKFQKIRQTELQRLNGEAENFMFPRTAVTTTRSSSELPTDVDRQTTSDVRGRHSISSASLDTSTSEAETKESSGLPTSSIRKRAQAVGRRRKAGGAAAQDLLQRQLSTGSSSSNSNQQRFPSAPIQPEEEPQPQPQPQLKIKIKQEQVVATRKSSRTATAIVTAATASSHQQQQLRQTTSRKLANKLEDRMGETVKPKIKIKKEVIEIEEELEDLEDLLDNELGEELDSSLSSGSDEDYIAGSQRRATAATRKSTDTREQRAARRLSRLTINRSAGEVELTEVKSSPTRKSRGKSQKPSSPTKNKAKQTKTGPPAMDLFFDCSKSERLQEMQYTFESLPSGELWNRVFLRQDAGEENYYTYYGSTNYRKLPYEMGPIPMSKTLPAHSCAMCCAEVEEKPEKAENLKQEDQKPVHKKEVKKEEEAAQASSSATYKNKKLHLLQRYQQEQEQLQQLEGNSLATAIAKCDSKASTPELLEREFASGSLGDRVQLIERVRSTSSSSCSNSQRSSITCRNKQLARIAELPPRKSPREHASTLALVSCIIRQRQDSQSKTNSEAEEPPPPVVVPKLKTPMKQEPIAPSSPRTTRSQAATPVEELRFATEISETVKRMRRGQNKYDHSPPAPAPNPTPVTSSPARSRRLTPAAQNPSQSYSRRLEFSTSQRESSASALLGKRNKRVNPPVAGTVRPTTQQAPGTGAFRGVRKLPSKKGLLEYEMEPCALKALDQARQYCNPGFVAWQLDKYLELAGKEYDLDEDELLVEKESEGREERLVNTPQTPPPTDCFTSEFDLCDLILASACSGDDEEELAKGNLPGSSRRMNNLNLYASYYRKKKSLKSNRTGWPKAQRRRNAGGLGGGRSLPDERINFQKMGLAELHPIKQEPMETEEEQTTATTTTTTTTSAKRENLLSKEDEDDEGGGTPGGGDGDGSPADDKQNSREDAVMTPPATDIDEQAEPEADDMESLPEEDETMADSVDQQQDDEAEIEATDADVEEEEEEDEDVFEDAYEEQEMGEKKTEPPEKRARIPSISVTTPPEEHSTQGKKLLLTLHNGQRLQATSTPRTGQAQQQQRRTPQLNGSLGSCISPSEKLGDNSDIFTVSSDGLDTDLDLSNTQAGDSHEHCPHQTTPKRKFDISKYAPPNNGKAASSCAAEAATAAVKSLAISQFLKKEVRVTCRRLRAPFRRFRYRR